Proteins from one Gibbsiella quercinecans genomic window:
- the sanA gene encoding outer membrane permeability protein SanA produces the protein MWKRLIISLFIIIAVLVLSVIALDRWISWKTAPYVYDELQELPHRQVGVVLGTAKYYRTGVINQYYRYRIQGALNAYNSGKVKYLLLSGDNAQSSYNEPMTMRRDLIAAGVAPSDIVLDYAGFRTLDSIVRTRKVFDANDFIIITQRFHCERALFIALHMGIQAQCYAVPSPKDMMTVRVREIFARLGALSDLYILKREPRFLGPMIPISSMHNVPEDAQGYPAVSPEQMVEQGNKLAAEKQKALKKS, from the coding sequence ATGTGGAAACGCCTGATAATTAGCCTGTTCATCATCATTGCGGTGTTGGTGCTGTCTGTTATCGCGCTCGATCGCTGGATCAGTTGGAAAACCGCCCCCTACGTTTACGACGAACTGCAAGAGTTGCCGCATCGGCAGGTTGGCGTGGTGCTCGGCACGGCCAAGTATTATCGCACCGGCGTGATTAACCAGTATTATCGCTACCGTATTCAGGGCGCGCTCAATGCCTACAACAGCGGCAAAGTGAAATACCTGCTGCTGAGCGGCGATAACGCCCAGTCAAGCTATAACGAACCGATGACCATGCGCCGCGATCTGATCGCCGCCGGCGTGGCGCCCAGCGACATCGTGCTGGACTATGCCGGTTTTCGCACGCTCGATTCCATTGTGCGCACCCGTAAAGTTTTCGATGCCAACGATTTTATTATCATCACCCAGCGCTTCCACTGCGAACGCGCGCTGTTTATTGCGTTGCATATGGGCATTCAGGCGCAGTGCTATGCGGTGCCCTCGCCAAAAGACATGATGACGGTGCGGGTGCGCGAGATTTTCGCCCGCCTTGGCGCATTGAGCGATTTATATATTCTGAAGCGCGAGCCACGTTTCCTCGGCCCGATGATCCCGATATCTTCCATGCACAACGTGCCGGAAGACGCCCAGGGCTATCCGGCCGTGTCGCCGGAGCAGATGGTGGAGCAGGGAAATAAACTCGCTGCGGAAAAGCAAAAGGCGCTGAAGAAATCCTGA
- the mglC gene encoding galactose/methyl galactoside ABC transporter permease MglC, with product MNVLNKKTLFTYFKEGGIYVVLLVLLAIIIIQDPTFLSLMNLSNILTQSSVRIIIALGVAGLIVTQGTDLSAGRQVGLAAVVAATLLQSMDNVNKVFPHMETWSIPLVILLVCAIGAVIGLINGLVIAYLNVTPFITTLGTMIIVYGVNSLYYDFVGASPVAGFDQKFSTFAQGFIRFGDFKLSYITFYAVIAAIFVWVLWNKTRFGKNIFAIGGNPEAAKVSGVNVPLNLIMIYALSGVFYAFGGLLEAGRIGSATNNLGFMYELDAIAACVVGGVSFAGGVGTVLGVVTGVIIFTVINYGLTYIGINPYWQYIIKGSIIIFAVALDSLKYAKKK from the coding sequence ATGAATGTGCTAAATAAAAAAACGCTGTTCACCTATTTTAAAGAAGGCGGCATTTATGTGGTATTGCTGGTGCTGCTGGCGATTATTATTATCCAGGACCCAACTTTCTTAAGCTTAATGAACCTAAGCAATATTCTTACGCAGTCTTCGGTGCGTATTATTATCGCGCTGGGGGTGGCAGGGCTTATCGTGACCCAGGGCACGGACCTTTCCGCCGGGCGCCAGGTGGGGCTGGCGGCGGTGGTGGCGGCCACGCTGTTACAGTCGATGGATAACGTCAACAAAGTGTTCCCGCACATGGAAACCTGGTCTATTCCACTGGTGATCCTGCTGGTTTGCGCCATTGGTGCGGTTATCGGCCTGATTAACGGCCTGGTGATTGCCTATCTTAACGTTACGCCGTTTATCACCACGCTGGGCACGATGATTATCGTGTATGGGGTTAACTCGCTGTATTACGATTTTGTCGGCGCTTCGCCGGTGGCGGGCTTTGATCAGAAGTTCTCAACCTTCGCTCAGGGGTTTATTCGCTTTGGCGATTTCAAGCTTTCCTACATTACGTTTTACGCGGTGATTGCGGCTATTTTTGTCTGGGTGCTGTGGAATAAAACGCGCTTCGGCAAAAATATCTTTGCGATTGGCGGTAACCCCGAGGCGGCGAAAGTCTCCGGTGTGAATGTGCCGCTGAATTTGATCATGATTTATGCGCTGTCGGGCGTGTTTTATGCCTTTGGCGGCCTGTTGGAAGCCGGCCGTATCGGCAGCGCCACCAATAACCTGGGCTTTATGTATGAACTGGATGCTATCGCCGCCTGCGTGGTAGGCGGGGTGTCGTTTGCCGGCGGGGTGGGGACCGTGCTGGGGGTGGTGACCGGGGTAATTATTTTTACCGTGATTAACTACGGCCTGACCTACATTGGTATCAATCCGTATTGGCAGTACATCATCAAGGGCAGCATTATCATCTTTGCGGTGGCGTTGGATTCGCTGAAGTACGCCAAGAAGAAATAG
- the mglA gene encoding galactose/methyl galactoside ABC transporter ATP-binding protein MglA, giving the protein MADSSRDFLLEMTGINKSFPGVKALDNVNLRVRPHSIHALMGENGAGKSTLLKCLFGIYKKDTGSIIFQGQEVDFKSAKEALEHGVSMVHQELNLVLQRSVMDNMWLGRYPAKGMFVDQDKMYKDTKEIFDELDIDIDPHARVGTLSVSQMQMIEIAKAFSYDAKIVIMDEPTSSLTEKEVNHLFTIIRKLKARGCGIVYISHKMEEIFQLCDEITILRDGQWITTQPLAGLDMDKIIAMMVGRSLSQRFPDRSNTPGEVILEVKNLTSLRQPSIRDVSFDLHKGEILGIAGLMGAKRTDIVETLFGIREKVAGTIKLHGKAINNNSANEAINRGFALVTEERRSTGIYAYLDIGFNSLISNIRNYKNKIGLLDNVRMKSDTQWVIDAMRVKTPGHRTTMGALSGGNQQKVILGRWLLTQPEILMLDEPTRGVDVGAKFEIYQLMADLAKKGKGIIIISSEMPELLGITDRILVMSNGQVAGIVNTRQTSQNEILRLASLHL; this is encoded by the coding sequence ATGGCCGATAGCTCACGTGACTTTCTGCTGGAGATGACGGGTATCAATAAGTCATTTCCCGGCGTTAAAGCGTTGGATAATGTTAATTTACGCGTTCGCCCGCACTCTATTCACGCGCTGATGGGGGAAAATGGCGCTGGTAAATCAACCTTATTGAAATGCCTGTTTGGTATTTATAAAAAAGATACGGGCAGCATTATTTTCCAGGGGCAGGAAGTTGATTTTAAAAGTGCCAAAGAAGCGCTGGAGCATGGCGTTTCCATGGTGCATCAGGAGCTGAATCTGGTGTTGCAACGCAGCGTGATGGACAACATGTGGCTGGGGCGTTATCCGGCAAAGGGCATGTTTGTCGATCAGGACAAAATGTATAAAGACACCAAAGAAATCTTCGACGAACTGGATATCGATATTGATCCGCACGCCAGGGTTGGCACGCTGTCGGTTTCGCAAATGCAGATGATCGAAATCGCCAAGGCGTTTTCCTATGATGCAAAAATCGTCATTATGGACGAGCCCACCTCTTCGTTAACCGAAAAAGAGGTGAACCACCTGTTCACCATTATCCGCAAGTTAAAAGCGCGTGGCTGCGGCATTGTTTATATTTCCCACAAGATGGAGGAAATCTTTCAGCTGTGCGATGAGATCACCATTTTACGCGACGGCCAATGGATCACGACCCAGCCGCTGGCGGGGCTGGATATGGACAAGATTATCGCCATGATGGTTGGGCGTTCGCTCAGCCAACGCTTCCCCGATCGCAGTAATACGCCGGGCGAGGTTATTCTGGAAGTGAAAAATCTGACCTCGCTGCGCCAGCCTTCGATCCGCGACGTTTCTTTTGATCTGCACAAAGGGGAGATTTTGGGGATCGCCGGGCTGATGGGGGCGAAGCGCACCGACATTGTGGAAACCCTGTTCGGCATTCGTGAAAAAGTCGCGGGCACCATTAAGCTGCACGGCAAGGCTATTAATAACAACAGTGCAAACGAGGCGATTAACCGCGGCTTTGCTCTGGTGACCGAAGAGCGCCGTTCCACCGGGATCTATGCCTATCTGGATATCGGCTTTAATTCGCTGATATCCAATATTCGTAATTATAAAAATAAAATTGGCCTGTTGGATAACGTGCGCATGAAAAGCGACACCCAATGGGTGATTGACGCCATGCGGGTAAAAACGCCGGGGCACCGGACGACGATGGGGGCACTCTCCGGCGGCAACCAGCAAAAAGTGATCCTTGGGCGCTGGTTATTAACGCAGCCGGAAATCCTGATGCTGGATGAGCCGACGCGCGGGGTTGACGTGGGGGCAAAATTTGAAATTTATCAGCTGATGGCTGATTTGGCGAAAAAGGGCAAGGGGATCATTATTATCTCGTCCGAAATGCCGGAGCTTTTGGGTATTACCGACAGAATACTCGTGATGAGTAACGGCCAGGTTGCGGGCATCGTTAATACCAGACAAACCTCGCAAAATGAAATCTTACGTTTGGCATCCCTGCACCTTTAA
- the mglB gene encoding galactose/glucose ABC transporter substrate-binding protein MglB, with amino-acid sequence MNKKAFTLAALAACMMFGAAAHADTRIGVTIYKYDDNFMSVVRKAIERDAKAAPDVTLLMNDSQNDQSKQNDQIDVLIAKGVKALAINLVDPAAAPVVIDKARANDVPIVFYNKEPSRKALDSYDKAYYVGTDSKESGVIQGQLIAKHWKANPAWDLNKDGQIQFVLLKGEPGHPDAEARTTYVVKTLNEQGFKTQQLQLDTAMWDTAQAKDKMDAWLSGPNANKIEVVIANNDAMAMGAVEALKAHNKASIPVFGVDALPEALAMVKSGAMAGTVLNDAENQARATFELAKNLAAGKPAAEGTQYTIDNKVVRIPYVGVDKDNLSQFVK; translated from the coding sequence ATGAATAAAAAGGCGTTTACCCTGGCCGCATTAGCCGCCTGCATGATGTTCGGGGCTGCCGCACATGCCGATACCCGTATTGGCGTGACCATCTATAAATATGACGACAACTTTATGTCCGTGGTGCGTAAGGCGATTGAGCGGGATGCGAAAGCCGCGCCGGACGTGACATTACTGATGAATGATTCGCAAAACGATCAGTCGAAACAAAACGATCAGATCGACGTGCTGATCGCCAAGGGCGTTAAAGCGCTGGCGATCAACCTGGTCGATCCGGCCGCTGCGCCCGTGGTGATCGACAAAGCGCGGGCCAACGATGTACCGATCGTGTTTTACAACAAAGAACCCTCCCGCAAGGCGCTGGACAGCTATGACAAAGCTTATTACGTCGGGACGGATTCCAAAGAATCCGGCGTGATCCAGGGCCAATTGATCGCCAAACACTGGAAAGCCAACCCCGCGTGGGATCTGAACAAAGACGGCCAGATTCAGTTTGTGCTGCTTAAGGGCGAACCGGGCCACCCGGATGCAGAAGCGCGCACCACCTACGTGGTGAAAACCCTCAATGAGCAGGGGTTCAAAACCCAGCAACTGCAGTTGGATACCGCCATGTGGGATACCGCACAGGCGAAAGATAAAATGGACGCCTGGCTGTCTGGCCCGAATGCGAACAAGATCGAGGTGGTGATCGCCAACAACGACGCGATGGCGATGGGGGCGGTTGAAGCGCTGAAGGCACACAATAAGGCCAGCATCCCGGTATTCGGCGTGGATGCGCTGCCGGAGGCGTTGGCCATGGTGAAATCCGGCGCAATGGCCGGCACTGTGCTCAACGATGCAGAGAACCAGGCCCGCGCTACCTTTGAACTGGCGAAGAACCTGGCCGCCGGCAAACCTGCCGCCGAAGGTACCCAATACACCATCGACAATAAAGTGGTGCGTATTCCTTACGTTGGCGTTGATAAAGATAACTTGTCTCAGTTTGTGAAATAA